AACTCAAACCCAAttgaaccctaatttcacctCATAGAGATCATCTAATAACCACAGTGTTGATGGCGCATATATATAGAACTGGTAGTGTTGATTGAATTGTGTACTCAAGAGTTTTATACgattaaggaaaccctaatcgAGGCAGTGTAAGGGAAGAAGAATAGAAACCCTTGATGAAATAAGAAAAGGAAATACTCAAGGAGACGGTTTTGGACCGAGAGTAAATGGCTTTAGAAAACCGGTTAGATTAGATTCTGGTTCCGATGTCTCCACTACTACACCTACCGTTTTTGGAGAAATGGAAACGATGGAAGAAACAAAACAATGCTACATGTGCTACTTGGGCTGTTTGGTAAccatagttttttctttttttatatatacagTAATAGAAACGAAAGTGTAATGAACTCCTATTGATATAAGATAAAAGCGTATCCAACGAGACTCTTTAAATTTCCTGTTTTCACGACTAGATATGATATATTTTTTTCATAACAAAAATCATTCTCCAACGAAAACGTGGGGTAGGATGTGAAGATGCTGCGGAGAGGCTGTTAGAATATCCTCTAACTCGTCCTTTAGATTTAGAGGTTCACTTTAAGGATGTAAAGAATACGTGTCATTAACTATtccctatttttttttaataattaacTTTTGATATTTACGTTTAATAAaagatttttggaaaatttgatgGAATTATTAATGAAGTACCAAGCTGCATCACGAAAGGTAGTAAACAGAGCAAAAGAGTAAATGTTTTGTGGGGGGAGTTACTGAGGAGAGAAGAAAAAACATTGCAGAAAATCTACACATGGAACTATCTAAATTTCCTGACAAATACTTGGGTGTTGTTTTATGTCCTGGGAGGGTTAAAATATCACAAGTTTGGGTATAGTGGAGATGTTGCAGAAACTACTAGCTGGATGGATGGGTAAGTTACTTGCATTCCCTGCCAGGTTGACTCTAATAAAATATGTTCTGTGTAGCATTCCAATTTACAACATTTCAGTGTATAAATGACCAAAATCAGTTGTTAAAGAGTGTGAAAGAATCATAAGAAAATTTTTGTGGACTGGTGACCCAGCTATATAGAAGTTAGCCACAATTAAATGGGATGAAGTTAATGCACCTGTCACTGAGGGTGGTCTTGGAATTAGGAGGCTTGAAGTGGTAAACAAAGCACTACTTTTAAGACTGTTGTGGAAaattgaaaatgaagatgaagaatggacaagatttatgaaggaaaaatttaaagaaaaaaatggtgAATGGATAACTGGTTATAAAGAGTCTTCCATTTGGCATGGCCTGAAATGGGTCATGAATGAGTTTAATGAAGGAAGCAGATGGCTGGTTGGAGATGGAAAAAGTATCTTTGTGTGGAGAGATAAATGAATAAAGGAATATGCTCTAATTGAGAGACATACATTAGATGAATACATTATGCacaaaaaagagttaaaagtagcTGATTTAATTGTGAATGGGAATGGCAAATTCCAGATGATATGCTTCACTACTTATCAGAGGATGAACTACCTGCTATAGGGAATGGTATTGATAGAAGAATATGGTTTGTAGTGTTAAGTGAAAAATTTAGTGTTGCAAATGTTGTTTAAGTTATaagaaaaaaattccaaaaacatCTTGGGTCAAGCATGTGTGGAGTCCATGTATCCATCCATATACTACATGCAATTTTGTGGAAAGTGCTTGGGGTGAATAAAGTGCTTGGGTGTGAATAAAGTGCTTGGGTCAAATGTTGTTTAATTTTGTGGAAAGtgcttggggggggggggggggggggggggcttgTGCAACATAATAAAGTGTGAGAAAAAAAAGGTTTCAGTATAGTATCAACATGTTATTTGTGTGGAAATGGTCAGGATAATATGAACCATATGCTGTGGGACTGAAATTTAAGTGGTGAAACATGGCATTGGCTAGGAAGTATGTTTAACTTTCCTGCTCCATCCAATTTTGACGAGGTTTTtaactttacaaaaaatcatagtTCTACTGTTAGAGAAATTTGGTACATGAGCTCCTTTACTCTTATAGTAGAATTATGGATTACAAGAAATCTCAGAATGTATGAAGGAAAGAATCCAAATACAGAGAATCTTAAACACAAAACGAAAGGTCTTATTAAGAACTGTGTGGATGATTTGAACATTCTGTTGTCTTTTGGAATAAAAGGGATCAAATGTAAGAATATTATGGTTAAAGGAGTGTTTTTAAAGCTTCCTGAAAACGATCAAGtattaatttgttgtgatggagcagcaAAAGGTAATCCAGGTAATGCAGGCATTGGTTTTGTGTCCAGAGATAGTACAGGGGGATTTTGGGTGTTGTTTCTGATGGTTTGGGTTTGATTAGAAACTACATAGTTGAAGTAATGGCATTGGTAACGGCAGGGGAATGGATTGTGAGAAAGAAATTAAAAGATATATGCTTTAGCCTAGACTCCAAAGTAGTGATGATAGATTTTTTGGTGACAACATTCGTTGGATTGTTTTGAACAGATGGCAAAGGGTGGTAAAACAACTAAGAATTGTGCGGTTCAAACACTCATACAGGGAAGTCAACTTTTCAGCTGACAAATTAGCTAAAATAGGAGCCAACTTAAGAAGAGGAGAGATGATAATATATGATAGAAAACCATAATTTCTTGGTGCAATGAAGAATGCGGAGGATCATATTATGATAATATATcatatttctttttgtttttgtttttactttcTGCATTTTTAGTTCCCTTTTGCTTATTAGTCTTGGATAGTCTTGACTAATTTTTGTAAGAATTGAGTTTATATTTAGTAATAAAATTCtatgatttagcaaaaaaaaaaacaactaaccaATCATACTTATATACCAAGATAATTAGTTTGTTTAAAAAGACTCCACTGGAGATGAATTTCTTAAACCTCCTTTTATTAATTAAACCTCGTGGCCACATAATACGAGAATGTCTTACCAAGACAATCAGAGCAAGTccccgttggagatgctctaataatGGAGATATAACAGGTAAGGGAGTAACCTCAGTTCTCACTAATCACTAATacctcttattttttattttcatcctaAGATTAATGCAGGTATAGACGTATATAAGGAGATGAGGACTTAACATGAAACCCTAACTCATCTCAGACATACACATGGGTGGATCATCACACTTCAATATTAACAGACATTAAACTTAAAATAGAGCAAACTACTAATTAACGACTAATGAAACACTCAAAAGAGATAATTGCACCCCATAAAAGGCATCACGGGATCATGACAATACTCCACTCTTCAGAATAtctttgtcctcaaggatgatattttggaaaatgagCTCTAACATGAGTTAAGTGCTCCCACATTGCATCAGCATGAGTGGTGTGAGACCATTGGATTAGAATTTGTTGAACTGTTTTGCCCTGACGAAAAACTTGGCATGAATCTAGTGTAGCAACAGGTTTGAGAATAATCTCACCGCCAGAATCTAGAGGTGGCAATGTAGGCAAGGTGGTAGAAGAAGCACCtaacttcttcttcagttgaGATACATGTAAGAATAGGTGAATCTTGGAGCTAGGTGACAGTTCTAGTTTGTAAGCAACTTGGAAAATTTTATGAACTACAGGAAAAACCCATAATATCTAGCAGACAACTTAAAATTCTTGCATGACGCCATAAAAGGCTGTATGTAGGGTTGCAACTTCAAGTAAACAAGATCACCAACTGCAAATGATCTATTTGTTCTCTTGTCACCAAACAGCTTCATCCTCTCTTGTGTCTTATGCATAGTTTCCTTCAAAATATCAATGTCAGCATCTCTTTTTTATAAATAATCCTCCACTGAAGCTACAAAAGTGATTTCTACATTAGGGAAATCCAAGTGAGGTGGCAAATAACCATACAGAGCTTGAAAATATAGACATCTTCAAGATGGTGTGGTGGTTGGTATTATACCATCATTCAACAAGTGGAAGCCAGTTGAACCAATTATTGGGCTTATGGCCTGTCATGCATCTCAGATAACCCTCCAAACAAGCATTAATATTCTCGGTTTGACCATCTGATTGAGGATGGTAAGCAATGCTCCTATGAAGATGTGTACCCAAAGTTCTGAAGAGTTATTGCAAAAATATGTTGGTGAAGACTTTGTCCCTGTCGGAGATAATGGAAACGGGTAAGCCATGCAACTTGAATATGTTGTTTAAGAACTCTTGAGCCATTGTAATTGTTGTGAATGGGTGAGTGAGCTCTATGAAATTAATGTATTTGGTAAACCTGCCCACCACCACCATGATAACATCCTTATTGCTGGATTTAGGAATCTCATCAATGAAGTCCATGCTGATATGTTCCCAAGCTTGATATGGAATTGGGAGAGGTTGTAAAATACCAAGATAATGATGATGCTCCACTTTGTTTCTTTGACAAGTGTCACATTGTACGACTAAGAGCAAGTTGTCTTGCTTCAAacctttttaataaaaataacttTTTGCTCTAATATAGCTGGCATGGATGCTTGATTGACCACTAATTGCAGGAGAGTGGATGGAGTATAATATGTgttgcttgtatcttaaatctcctagatgagcgctaagtatttttttactatgtgatatcatctaaacaaAAGTTGATATGTAATCTCTTTAagtcttgaagtatcttttggttgaattcattacgatcccatgagtttcgtacctttgtcaatttttattgaaaaaatgggggAGGACTAATTAGTAGTTTTTTactacatatatatggtttacggaccattatgtaaaggggagtgaatcaatatctataggtttcacctattatgaaaAAGATGTAATTATTGATTAAGGGGAAGAAAGATATCACCGTAGTAttcttcaaagttgtgatacaattgaattttggagaagataataatacaatgtTTCTATATAACGacaattgagaatatttgttttcaagttGTTATcgatatggatcttcaacaacaacgatgatgagttgaacacgttcagaatcattgcaacttgaagtaacgaagaattcaaggagttgaagaaactaaggaaatcaaaCATGATGGATTCAAAGagtttttgaagctttatttttttaaTCCATGTGTatagatagttttgtcactaaaatcggcaaagggggagattgttagagtattgctcggtcgaactcacaatcaggcttgttgtcaaatttagttgatcaaaattatatcttaatttctagtatACAATTAATCAATTCCCAGATTAGGAtatatagaagtgtgtagttgagaatcagacatcactgcgttttaccgtttgaaggagatgatcaaccgaagcttttagaGAACTTATTCAACAAAAtgtaagtgaagattgaacctCATGTTTCTTAAGTTATGTACATCCTTTTATATACAAGACGTTGTCGCATGACTATttagactattgcaagcataGCATGAATTGCGAGTCAAgcttatcttggtaattagttctcgaaatatatatgacttaacttaatgaacatttgttcatacttgatgaatttcagttaaaaataatttattgttcataatataAATCGTGATtgaagattatcattcgaaaatagcccagaacaatgatatgtgttattgatgttatttgggaatgttttgaGTTGAATTAGAAAAACATATAGAAcaactgtaaatctggatataggacagtacgcataccagtttcacatactgggagaactgttataattcCGGATCTGCAGTCCATGAtctcagtacacgtaccggcgtaaaATATTGTTCGGCAGCGAttttatggtatgcatacccggtacccataccataaaaagtttgttgctcgtgaaccaggaatggtatgcatactgaaaagacgagggtacccaaatatacctcaatctaaaacttttccacctataagtcctttctccgaaagtgattgtctatagactgagtctaGAGAATACAACTAATcatttcacacttcgtgtgatcgtgtatggatacgagatcgagacaatacgacaacaagataacttgtgtgattgactatggatacaagattgagacaatacaaccacgaagtatgtttacttgataataggttcggacttaaccaaactctggggattgtctatcaagtaaaataggaattaatgtttgtgtattttacttctaattataataaaacaattataattgcggaaatagaaaagtaaaatacacaacaagactttgttaacgaggaaaccgcaaatgcagaaaaaccccgggacctagtccagaattgaatactttcagaattaagcggttatacaaaatcaaaccaacttcttatagttgaaaccaaacaactaaacatatagttcacctggtttcctcagtatccctgcgcctccaacttgttaataagtcacgcacttggaacaattcatttggttcgtattccaaacagtaaaggaacaacaaatctgttcggtgacaactcttttcaaacaacgtgatatgagtctgacaaaggctcttccgtttaaccaataaactcctttttcgggtccttagatcaatctctcaacaactaccgaagtaattgttatactatgaaatcaatactattaatcacaaagaagtgtattgatgtcgatctactcaactaatcaatccaatctatcacagagataaactgattatagttggatccctttccagccgaaacaagtattgtgcgcaccaaagattatgaacccaaaaaagtctttttttcttcaaatcttttttaatcttcaattagaacctgcacacaatcaacttgaatctcttgtgatcatcacacacagaaaggagtctgttaacggtggattatcacaagacgtctttagatctacaaatagtctaaagatccccgtataaacttcgatctagtttgagtgaatcttgtatcagaagagaagattctcaagcataaacaaactaggtgaaatcaaagttcaataaccgttagtcaatcaagtcaatcaaaaactaataataaactgcaattatctagtttcccacctgtagatggggaaaaacgatttgctggtttttacggaattgaggagatgaccgtgcggagacttCTTGAACCGAGCATATGCTcaaactcacacagatgcattgcaagaagggagttctttaaggtcgagagatcaatctataggactccggcctaaaccaagacaatggccgttccaaagtcaattcggtcacaagagatgatgggttgatctgtaggagggaagatgaggaatgtgtgagatcaatggtgatcgagattgtaggtgtgttgtgtattctgcgtaataaggttctgaatgattgaatttactcagttgagagtgattgctcagacgatgagtttgtgtagacgaaagattgtctgtgtgaacttgtcgagaaattcttgtctaaaACCAATGTTTCAATCATGAATCGGagaccttttatattgctgaattataaataccttgatcccatgaagtgtgacatttgctgaagtcaaagagtggggaagtgggaagtcgtgtcaaaaccagttacccatcatgcggagacttggttggtttcccatccactactttgctaactcctccaactgattgcacgacttgctcatattctcgttgtgtgtatgaacacatgtgccgtagaccaccagaacaaaaccctagttaatatcccacatgtgacacgattgacatctcgtgattatggagtcagttgctgactttatgggacgatgagtccttgtattattgagtcgaacgtgatttgcaaatgttctgagactcatgcattgaacatgtctgctgagacaaaggtatattgTCGAATAAAGTTTGATAATtttaaggtgagaaaatgttgctgaattgttaaatattgatggttgaaccaatattccttagtctgagcaagtgttgctcgtctgatgaattgttggtgtcaggaccagataaaataaaatattaatttaagatactggcagcTAGGCCGAGCAAAATAATTAAAGTCttgatcacgggatcatcataaaattattagtatttgaatctactcagaattatgttctgcagagctctggattcgaaaccctaatttttgatcaatcgatgatttattgaaaatcaaccacagggtggagggaccggctacatgggatgacgagtcgaccatgtaacgcccagatgctcaaatgagcaaattACCAAAGTCTctcgaagaccagttggtgaaaggatgattaaatgttggtttaatcatttattaaaataatgctcgtgtgagcgttaggtagcgaaacctgattatggagagatgagggaccaaccaaggagTCATTGGACCGGCacttgatggtcgtgggatcagccgatggtcgtttgagcaacctcccagttgtttgagaaaagtttggacccaatatgagcaattgagaaaattaggtcaagattattaaaacatgcgggaccggatatttgcaagccttagggccggccttggacAGTCAAGGAGACacgcccgcgtcaccataatgtccatgtctcagtcctgggagtttcgatattttctgatgcgcgtttgagcaacattttgagaaaatatgaaagattCAGGGTCTTGCTGAAAtcggggaatcttcatgagatgatgaaatataattaataaaataggagattgcaaggtgtgggaccgaccatagctagggcatggccggccagctagcaagctcggtcccatagaacctttcccaattttatgtattttccctgatgtgaaggaaataccatgaaactgaggaatttcatgaggttagggaatttccatgagattatggaaataataataataaaaatagggagtctgtgggaccggctatggccaaggcatggtcgtccggatGAGGaacccggtcccaaggcactttccctaattttataatatttttcatgattttagggaaatatcataaaaccaaggagtttgttgaaaccaaggaatttgttgaaatcaaggagtttccatgagatgagggaaacataaaaaataataataataaaataaggggcgtgtgggaccggctggctAGAGCCCGattccacgagttttcctaattttatattctttttcatgatttgagggaaatttcatgaatttaaggagttttcatgaaacgaaggatatttgctcaaatgaagagattttcatgagatcaaggaaaataataaaaatatgataaaatataaaattgggtgtgggactggccacaacacgaccggccggctggtggtcccagtcccctggcgatttaattaatattttattatttatcattttcttcctattttgcataggttcatcgttccttcgtgttttggaatgctcgttcgtgcattcaggtgctcgtttgtgcattattgctgagtacacttgcaccattttggtcggggcttactcgatagcggctcagattcccgtacgttgaatatttatcactaacctgtggaattaggaagaaccacaaattgaagtgacgaaatattacgaaaaatcgtagaatattgttgaatattcagttaacgattagagataattaattgacggctctatactagtaggcatgctgtctaggagcattaattatctgagaaattgagagatatgagcttgttgaaacgtcatatttcttttatatagtcagggaaaaccttgttgcatcctgaatacgttattgctctatactagcaggcacgctgtctaggagccgtccgatcttttgattctatatagaaataattactgaaattgctcagtattcatgagatgtgacgtttcctcagttgagagactgcacatcttcatacactctgagagacagcattcccagtcagagattttatggcatgagctttcatgctttattgagagacatgagcctcaatactcatctgattgccagatcaggagcatgtataattatggttttacgattttaatccttgtcgaaaatccaccatctacattaagtcccctgcttagtgagggacagtcatgttcctcagtcagcactgaatggtgattttccagttacagacaaaataagtaattgaacttagttgtaagataagacgttaccggatttttgactgaatgagcaaaccatggcttgaatgaaaacccagtggcataatagagcgtcatccaacgaacataaattggtgtagagccgctgatttgatggtggaaccttggttggtttaggattcacgggcccgacccgaaaaggaaatccttatggaattaggttttggaaataaaattgatataaaagggaattaatcctttttttttatttctctaccacgaccgaccaccatcttgaccccttcatcttcttcacgcCTGAGTAGAGGAAGGAAGCAGAGAATTTTCGCCGGAGCTTTCCAGCCGGAGCAGCCACCATCTGATCACCGTCCGACCATATTTCGGACGGCGCCGACTAGGTACGTGAATATTTTTTTGTTGCTTGATgatctcatgagttgttcatgctttgatcatgttaaaattatatacatgtgtatatatgagtgtgagttttgttgaaaacccttgttttagaaaACGTaagttcgttcgatcgttagtttaagaaactagtaataattcCTTACTTAggagagagattattattttttatatatagacatgtgtccagtgatatgagatttcatgaaaaccaaaactttatcttgaaggtgtgagctttcacaaaaattAGTATAAACCTTCGTTCGAAGACAgacgatcgtacgaaggaaaagaaaagtttttttttatatgaaaccgtgacatgttccaaaaaaaataaaatatataacatattttatttacgtgagtatgctcacattaaagaaaaaaaatttgaaatttttttacaTAAATAATTCACGcttttttttttacgtgagttaatcacggtttttcattgttttgtaaaatcaGAACACGGGTTTTGAGCAACCCTTGCaactagacaatttatttatgatgaaatattgtcttggtgtaaatttcatagtccagttgtggatgtttatactatgaaaattaagttcatgattttatgacaaACCAGTTTCAATCTTCAGATGATAAGGTTTTGtttgttattgcaggtttcaaagaaCGAACTAATCTTTGAGTGCTAACTCTTGCACCACAATTACTACTGAAATCGTGAAAAGGTAAAAGTTAAGAGTTACTATTTTTTTAGTGGATTTATTATCAGCTTGTCCATAATTTTATGCTCCTGGTTCCagaaaatggtgacttccagcagcAACGATTATGATTATAGTTATTCCTCCAGCTCCTCTGAAGAGGATTTCAAAGCTTCTGCATCCAAATCGAAAACTAAGACAAATCATGCTGAGGGGGCAAATCCTGACATACCCCTTAATGACCGGAGAGTCACTTATGCTGAGCTTATGAAGAGAAAAGCCGAGGATGATGAGGCGGACGACCGTCGGCGTAGAAAGGATCG
The nucleotide sequence above comes from Papaver somniferum cultivar HN1 chromosome 8, ASM357369v1, whole genome shotgun sequence. Encoded proteins:
- the LOC113306210 gene encoding putative uncharacterized protein YGR160W, giving the protein MVTSSSNDYDYSYSSSSSEEDFKASASKSKTKTNHAEGANPDIPLNDRRVTYAELMKRKAEDDEADDRRRRKDRIRCRILAAEERHFINCPDSDSDEEEDSDKDSDDESDKSDNSDESDE